GGAGCGTCGGCAGCAGGAACGCCGGCGCGTTCGAGAACACCCCTCCGGCCGACTGTGCGAGCACACCGAGTCCCAGCATCGACCAGCGGTGCACTGCGCTCGACTGCAATTTCGGACTTCTCGTCTCGATCACGGCGCCATCCCAAAATGTGAAATGAGTGTCTTAGAATGTGGATACGACTCGGAGTGTAGACCCTGTGGCGCCCGGACTGCGACGGGTCTGCCGGGTCGGTGCGTCGTCAATCGATAGACTCGGCCCCATGCGCCTAGGTCGAATTGCCAGTCCCGACGGAGTTGCCTTCGTGTCCATCGAGGGGGAGGGCGACGCGCAGACTGCGAAGGAGATCGCCGAACACCCCTTCGGTACACCGACTTTCACCGGGCGCAGTTGGCCGCTCGCCGACGTCCGTCTGCTCGCGCCGATCCTTGCGAGCAAGGTGATCTGCGTCGGCAAGAACTACGCCGCCCACGCGGCCGAGATGGGCGGCGAGGCGCCGGAGGATCCGGTCATCTTCATCAAGCCCAACACCTCGATCGTCGGACCGGGTGCGCCGATCGTGCTGCCGCCGTCGTCGAACGAGGTGCACTACGAGGGTGAACTGGCCGTCGTCATCGGCCGTCCCTGCAAGGACGTTCCCGCCGCCAAGGCGCGCGACGTGATCCTCGGCTACACCGTCGCGAACGACGTCACCGCACGTGATCAGCAGCGTCACGACGGTCAGTGGACCCGGGCCAAGGGCTACGACACGTTCTGCCCGCTCGGTCCCTGGATCGAGACGAACCTCGACGTCTCGGACGTCGAGGTCAAGACCGAGGTCGACGGTGAGGTCAAGCAGCGCAGCCGGACTTCACTTCTGCTGCACGACATCCCGAAGGTCATCGAGTGGGTGTCCACGGTCATGACGCTGCTGCCGGGTGACGTGATCCTCACCGGAACCCCCGAGGGCGTCGGCCCGATCGTCGACGGCCAGTCGGTGAGCGTGACGGTCGAGGGGATCGGCACGCTGACCAATCCGGTTGCCGCCAAGCGCTGATCGGATACCGCTCCCGGTGGGCACGGGACTAGCCTGTAGAGGTCCTGTCCACGCGCCTAGCAGTGCCCATCGAAGTGAGCCATGACCACCAGCGAAGTACGCGTCCGTTTCTGTCCGTCACCCACCGGCACCCCGCACGTCGGGCTCGTCCGAACCGCCCTGTTCAACTGGGCGTTCGCTCGTCACCACGGTGGCACGTTCGTGTTCCGTATCGAGGACACCGACGCCGCCCGTGACACGGAGGAGTCGTACCAGGCGATCCTGGACGCGCTGCGGTGGCTCGGGCTGAACTGGGACGAAGGCCCGGAGGTGGGCGGTCCGTACGAGCCGTACCGGCAGTCGCAGCGGCGTGATCAGCACCTCGACATCGTGCGGCGACTCGTGGAGGCGGGCGAGGCGTACGAGTCCTTCTCCACCCCCGAGGAGGTCGAGGCGCGGCACAAGGCGGCCGGACGCGATCCCAAGCTGGGCTACGACAACTTCGACCGGGACCTGACGCCCGAGCAGCGTCAGGCGTACCTGGACGAGGGGCGGGCGCCCGTCGTGCGGCTGCGGATGCCGGACCACGACCTGACGTGGAACGACCTGGTGCGCGGTGAGACGACGTTCAAGGCCGGCACGGTCCCGGACTTCGCGCTCACCCGTGGCAACGGAATTCCGCTCTACACGCTCGTGAATCCGGTCGACGACGCGTTGATGAAGATCACACACGTGCTGCGCGGCGAGGATCTGCTGTCGTCGACGCCGCGTCAGCTGGCGCTCTACGAGTCGCTCCAGCGCATCGGTGTCGCCGATTTCACACCGGAGTTCGGCCACCTTCCGTTCGTGATGGGGCAGGGCAACAAGAAGCTGTCCAAGCGTGATCCCGAGTCGAACCTCTTCATCCACCGCGACCGCGGCTTCATCCCCGAGGGTCTCCTGAACTATCTGGCCCTGCTGGGATGGAGCATCGCCGACGACCACGACGTCTTCTCCCTGGACGAGATGGTCGCTGCGTTCGAGATCTCCAAGGTCAATTCCAACCCCGCGCGCTTCGACCAGAAGAAGGCCGACGCGATCAACGCCGAACACATCCGCCTGCTCGAGCCGGCCGACTTCTCGGCTCGGCTGCGGGCGTACCTGACCACGCACGGTCACCCGGTCGAGGCGCTCACGGCCGAACAGTTCGACGTCGCGGCCGATTTGGTACAGACCCGCATCGTCGTGCTGTCGGATGCCTGGGACCTGCTGAAGTTCCTTCTGGTCGACGAGTCGGAGTTCGCGATCGATCCGGCAGCCGCTGCCAAGAACCTGGGTGCTGACGCTGCGCCGGTGCTCGACGAGACGATCGCTGCGCTCGATTCCCTGCCCACGTGGGCCACTGCGGATCTCGAGGAGGCACTCAAGGTCGCGCTGATCGAGAAGCTCGAACTCAAGCCGCGTAAGGCCTTCGCGCCCGTGCGCGTGGCGCTCACCGGATCGCACATCAGCCCGCCGCTGTACGAGTCGATGGAGTTGCTGGGCCGCGAGAAGACCCTGGCGCGCCTGCGCTCGGCTCGCGCGCAGATCGCCTGACGCGTCCCGCGGATCTCGGCCCGCACCGGTTCTCCGGCGCGGGCCGAGTGCGTCTCCGGCGCGATTTACCAACTCTGACCTGCCGATTTGTAGTTCGGCGCAGGGTTGGTGCTAATCTTCTTCTCGGTTCGGAACGGAGGCCAAGACGCCCACAGGGCAGGCCGAAGGAACAAACCATTGGGGTATGGTGTAATTGGCAACACAGCTGATTCTGGTTCAGCCATTCTAGGTTCGAGTCCTGGTACCCCAGCGGAAGTCCCGAGGTGAAAACCTCAGGATTTCGGTGAGTCTCGACTCTCCGGTTCTTCCAATCGCAACGCCTCGCTTGCAAGGTGTTGTGTACAGACACTGCGATTTGCTCGTCAGAGTTGCGCAGTCATACAGTGTTCGATGCAAGTTCTCGGCCCCGTCGTCTAGCGGCCTAGGACGCCGCCCTCTCAAGGCGGTAGCGCGGGTTCAAATCCCGTCGGGGCTACCACGGAATTGCCCTCCGATCATCAGTGATCGTCGGAGGTTTCTTCTACGGAGATCTTGCAGAACAACACAGTCCTGGCCCCGTCGTCTAGCGGCCTAGGACGCCGCCCTCTCAAGGCGGTAGCGCGGGTTCAAATCCCGTCGGGGCTACAAGGAAAACACCCTCCGATCATGTGATCGGAGGGTGTTTTCGTTCGGTCGATCGTTCGGCGGTGGCCACCCGAC
This genomic stretch from Prescottella soli harbors:
- a CDS encoding fumarylacetoacetate hydrolase family protein, with product MRLGRIASPDGVAFVSIEGEGDAQTAKEIAEHPFGTPTFTGRSWPLADVRLLAPILASKVICVGKNYAAHAAEMGGEAPEDPVIFIKPNTSIVGPGAPIVLPPSSNEVHYEGELAVVIGRPCKDVPAAKARDVILGYTVANDVTARDQQRHDGQWTRAKGYDTFCPLGPWIETNLDVSDVEVKTEVDGEVKQRSRTSLLLHDIPKVIEWVSTVMTLLPGDVILTGTPEGVGPIVDGQSVSVTVEGIGTLTNPVAAKR
- the gltX gene encoding glutamate--tRNA ligase; protein product: MTTSEVRVRFCPSPTGTPHVGLVRTALFNWAFARHHGGTFVFRIEDTDAARDTEESYQAILDALRWLGLNWDEGPEVGGPYEPYRQSQRRDQHLDIVRRLVEAGEAYESFSTPEEVEARHKAAGRDPKLGYDNFDRDLTPEQRQAYLDEGRAPVVRLRMPDHDLTWNDLVRGETTFKAGTVPDFALTRGNGIPLYTLVNPVDDALMKITHVLRGEDLLSSTPRQLALYESLQRIGVADFTPEFGHLPFVMGQGNKKLSKRDPESNLFIHRDRGFIPEGLLNYLALLGWSIADDHDVFSLDEMVAAFEISKVNSNPARFDQKKADAINAEHIRLLEPADFSARLRAYLTTHGHPVEALTAEQFDVAADLVQTRIVVLSDAWDLLKFLLVDESEFAIDPAAAAKNLGADAAPVLDETIAALDSLPTWATADLEEALKVALIEKLELKPRKAFAPVRVALTGSHISPPLYESMELLGREKTLARLRSARAQIA